The DNA segment tagtttgtgtaacttttttgtatttacagttttgagggataagcctcttaaatttctctaactagaaatatatgttaaaaaaacaaaaatgattttcaatttttttgtagtttattgcacttttttgcaatttatgtaattactatgcacctaatgcagacatattattaaagtttgggctataatggttgtattgatgtatagcaacttgaaatgctcccaaaaatggctccacagcatgtaaaaatataatataagctctggcgaacttggttctatggtaggtcttaaagggttaagttaTCTAGATTCATGTACCCAAATACTGTTGATCAGATAGACAAGTAGCATTTTCCTTGTGTGGTCATGAAACAGTCGCCCTAAACTACTCCAGGATGCACTTACATGTTCACATGAAACAGATGTGTTGGCAACATCAAAACAGTCACAGTGATTAGTGTAACAGCAGCTGATTGTGCAAAGGAAGGATAAACTATACAAGGTCATTAAACATATGTAGAGGTTATACATAAAATCTGCTGTAGATAATCAGATGTAGAGGAAAGGCTCTGTGCTGTAGTTCAGTGTAAAAcgtgctgtataaatgtgtgcaCGTTTTGGTCAGTGAGACTGGAGAAGAgctgttaataaaatgtatcctatttaaaggaaggaagaaaagcTCACAAACACTTATTGTGTGAGTTTTAATTCCACAGTTTTATCAGTAAGACACATGAATATGATGGATTATAGTTGAGGCTGGTCTGCTACCTGGATGCTTATCTGTTCAAAGTTATTCATGAGTCAGAATAAGATGCTGGACGTCTATTGACCCTAAAGGACACCATCCGCTCAAAAATAGCAACAGTTGTGTCTAAGACTTTATATTGATTATAGGAATATTGATGATAATGCTGGACGATTGCTCAGTCAGTAAGTGGTTATTTCATAGCTGTTTAACTACACGTCTGTAGTACAGAAAACCCCAAATTAACCCTGAAGTTACCGGAGCATGAGGATATCTAGATTCTTTGCACTGAACATGCCTCGTTTGTCAGTGTCGTCTGTATCTCTCCAGAGCCTTACAAATGAACCACAACTCAAGTTCTTGTGTGTGGTTGCACAAATGTGCTTGTGATTAATATCCTTCAGTGTTTAATCACGACAGCTCTGCTCAGCAGGTGGTGGCATCACCTCTGAATAGAGGCAGCTGCTGCAGCAAAGCAGTGGCATCTGAAGCTGCCACTCTAATGCTGCTTTTATGCTTCAGTGCAGTAATATGAGGCAGACGGACGGCTCATCTACCTGCACAGTGTTTGATGTTGATGGAGGCAGTGTATGTGGTACAACCGGTCTGTGGGAAAATCTTCCTTATGCTGTTTGTTGACCTTCAGCCAACCACAGAGAAGAGTCAAATTATAACacacaaagagctgaagtgaaaactagtgtccactgcagccactctgtgcttttcatgctttgtttttatatctcTTTTATATCCCTCTCTTCACCCAATCAGCATTGAGCCAACTCATAGCTCATCCTCGTCCATTGATGTGCATTTGGCATTTTAGAGAACCAAACAGGAAACATGTTTGGTACTCTTCTGCATTTGCTTTCCAAACAGCAACAGACAGGAGATTAGTGGCTTAAAGTTTCTGCTTCACCAGTAACATCAGATCTCAGACCACATTGTGGAGAAATGCAAAAGTAATGTAGCCATAACTCTAACTAATTGCTGTTTCCATCGAGTCATTAAATCAAAATTATAATGCAATTAAGACAAGCTCCTGTTTTTTATGCTGCTGTGAAGGTGGCACATGGGTGAGCGGAGTCTGTATAAACTTAACATCTGTTTCTGTAATCCAGCTGTGACAGAGACAGAAgtgtaatgtgtgtgtcagtgtgatgtGTTGTAGTTTCAGGAGTCAGTATGCAGCTACAAAGCTTCTTGTTCAGTGTATACAAACAGCTGTAGCTACATAAAGGCAGCATGCAGAGACTCAGTGTCTTATAATGAGaggctgctttctctcacacattaTGTTCACTTATTATCaccacatgtttttgttttgtgaagCTGCAGGAAATGTGGAGTCTTTCCAGAAAGATTTCATGCTTAAAGCATTTCTGAGAACTCCAGTGCACCAAACACTTATAACAGCAGTCTCAGTTTAAAATTAGCTCCTTATTTATTGTAGGTAGGTAACAAAGTAAAACACTCTTCCATTAGAACATACTTTTAAAGCAGCGTCAGTGAAAAATGAGGTTTGACACAAGTGACCTtcactctgattggctgctttaGAGGTGAGTGGTTGTattttgacctttaacctctcaACTCTGTGTTGTTCCCTCTTTCAGATCagaaaaacatcacagctgagtctggacagGACATCACTTTGACATGTCGAGCTCCAAACAAGAACAACATTATTGTTCTagagtggagcagagctgacctgGGAGAGAAATATGTGCTTGTGTTCCGGGATGAGCGTTTCTATCCAGAACaacagcatccatcttttaagaaccgggtggatctggaggacagacagatgaaggatggagacgtgtctttgattctgaaggatGTGACGAGTAATGACACTGGAACATACGAGTGTCGTGTCGTCCAGAGAGGAGCAAAGCGCAGGAAGAGAGCTGTTTTAGATGTTGATCCCATCAGCATCATCACACTGAGAGTcgttcctccaggtgagtgagtagagttgagtgtgtgtgtgatcagaggtgaagctgcttcctggttgttgatgtttgtttctaaagatgttgttgatgagactttgtagaaagcagctggtctgagtgatgtgatcagagtgcagtagataatgtctgacagcagtttgaagaggaaatggattctgttctgttcttcactcatcacctacctgacagctgacacctcacacctgtttctcacctgcaggtcagacaggAGGACACACAGAGGATGGATCTGTTGGACTGATAGTTGGTCTGTCAGTTTCTGCTGTGCttcttgttgctgctgttgttggttttttgatCTAcggaaaacataaacaacaacagaGTCAGGATTCACACCAGCCTCCTGTTGAATTTCAGCCTGTTTGAAATGTCAGCTTAACTGTgatgtttttgctttgctttcagtTGTGTCACTGAAAATGTGGAAAGACAGAAATCAGTAATATTAAACATTTAGCAGGTACCTGTCAGACACGTCCAGATTTTgcatttaatttacatttttcatcagaaaagaggagaaagttGTTTGGAATATAAACAGTATTTGTCTGATATTACTCAGGATCCTTTGATCACATGTTGCTGGTGTTTgactcattttaaatgtaatttcattaaaatgaaaccaaagaaaaaaacatttctatgtAGCTGCAGGTCCAACATTTCCTCCCTTTGACCTGGAACGATTCAGCTTTATTGAACATTACCTTCCATGAAGGAGACACTTCAGTCTGTTACTTTCCTTTATATATTTTCCTGACAAAGATCCACATGTGTTAGTacttaatgtgtgttttgtttgtttgttttattccaACATTTCCTGTGGctgtactttgtttttaatcagaAGCTCTGACTTCCTGAAACTGTTGATGCAGATTTTGTCACCTTGAATGGATCCAAAATAAATATAACCATGTGTAAACTGTTTCTGCTTCTCATAATTACAGACCTGCCTCTCAGAGGTAGTGGATATTATAACGTAATCGTTGGACAACTGGTCAATTACATTACTCTGTATTCTTCCTCCCTGTTACATTGATAAAACTGCCTATTTTTTGATCAACTACCTATACAGTGCAGGCTAACCTGGAGGTTAGCAGCTCACAATATGACCTCACATTTCATAGTCCGGCTACTTCACCAGAACACAACATAGACACAGTAGTCCTGATGCTCAATCAAGAGTGATTCtattcatctggacattttcagtgggagaaacgttttgtcactcatccaacttcagtctcagctgagtCAGAAATCAGGAAGGTTCTGGTACagatggaccggagcctcctgcctgaagGGAGCAAATCAAGCATTCTGTgtccagctgactgcaggttttcccaaccttataaacagtacttttgcacaatgactgaaaccagcatcactgcatatcattaatatgcaaattgttaTGACCAGTAATCAagaaccactgatcaatggccatgttaagtctaattgttgaatgttgccattgtgttttttaaatttgtacagtcttagtttaagcagtaggatcaaagccatccctttgatcctgaccacctctccaaccactctgtgctgggggaggttttattgtagatacatcctatctgaaagatctgtttcttttgacgtaagcttcctgggtttatgaccctttggtcagcaggaggtctgacacacacacacacacattctgttttttttttgttttttttttttgttttttttaagtgacatcagaaacagcagcatgtgacatcacgtgatggcggagcttcagttcatcctttgtcatcttttttttttttttttttttaataggacagggggaaagaatgaaagaaagagggggagagaaagaaagaaaaccaaaggggagaagagacggtgagaagggggggaagagaggaaaaacaaacaaacaacaaaaaaaaactcctgggtcacctgtatggagaaaaaacaacaacaaacaaacagaggagacagcaaacaacaaagagcaacataataatagaaaaaaaaaagcaccatcacaataaactagctagtcatagatatcaatagttactaaataatagaCGATATTGttcagcacgcaagatagacagcgcacagtgtgctttgaggcagcagccaagaaagctttagtccgcgtctgtgaatacccatgtgtacacctgtgtgcatacctgtgtggatcagcatgcttgcattccaaaggtttctccatgtaatgatctgctagggagtgtggggagccacggccctgtcctctatggtatcaagcaggtatggaggagatcaaaactccagacatccagaggcccccagaacacaagagaccaaggaagacccacagaggggcagccgcgccactgtcccagtaagagctaaggagagtcccagatgagggctcattcagcagccgcggagcagaagccagggggagttacAGCGATGCGCCCGTgtgctccgccggcagccagctgtgcctgagtgaccgagccccaggccgagaggccgggggcaccccacctccgaaatggcccgagcgagccccaataagcggccgccaaggagtgagccggtgtgtacccggacgcccacccccagatacaaagaaccaccaacgctccaacacctgagggagtccgccaccggcaggggaagtggtggtgggtggagataggcctccaaaccttggaaggcccgagatgtccccagagaggtggcgtctgatacccaacctgacatatagatacaaacatacagacacaaacatccattcccaccctcatgctctcatgtgcacttcacactcaaccgacgtggagagaaatataaagagacgctgtatacgcaatcacactccccaagcgtactctacaaaccgggtctaggtacccctgcccctggaggggggaactgcacccagacccaggtggtgttacccttttccctgcggtggggagaggcagaccgccccgactccgcagcagcagggaggccccacaccccagaccgcagccgGACGGCCAACACCTCCTAGCCCCCCctctccagcaggccgcagagaacgggggtgagagaagactccaaacctccctccacccgctcatagtAGTGTTGacgcatgtgtgttctaaggtgcaattaaaacccaggagggcatggagctacctgccagagagcagcaggtaagcgcatagtccctcctgttagccctcaatgtctacatgtatttaaaattgagaggtgagcaacgatgccaggggtgaggtgtacaccctgatggtaacttggactccgtgtattgtgcccacccccaagatcctatatgtatgtgtaatgagggtatgagtaatgtgaatgtctaagttgtgggataaaattgaggcagaggcagccagaaggggacagaggggggggtagcctcctctgcatcctggtgacatacccctacttcaaggccctgcatgtgtgggtggttgtggtggagcgggaggagggaggcagctggagatggggagggaaggaagggaggggcagtgacccctccctggggccagctcccccgctgaccccagtaggcactcccacactccgcgacccgccagggaaaagggggcccaggcccatccagaccggggcccagcgcagcagcgccccccggccccacagagcccgggacagtccacccaaccccaccacagagaaaactgcacccaccccaccatccactcgtcttccagactacatgagacaatagacgcccaggctgagatcttcctccacctctcctgtatctccccctcctgcagagagttcctgaggggaggaaagctcctgcaaggtgtaacaatctcccccaccggtTGAAGAGCCCCACAGGCGACTCGacacaccggcggcaccctgcgccagggatgggctcccatgcacccacccgcccacaaccccggcaacacacaaaccaggacccaaggccccgaggcccAGCCAGGGCCCCGGCCCAGAGATGGAGCGCCCCCAGaccctcacgcccatcccggacccacccaggggcagacaggctaccaggccagtaacccacgtccatcatcacagaccctcccctagccccgctgcacgcagccacgaggaaataGTCAGaaaagagcccccaaccggacatgaccgctaccccgggttgagccccccaaggaagatgcctccggggaaccccccgacgccctaagcctgtccctgcccccacaccaat comes from the Maylandia zebra isolate NMK-2024a unplaced genomic scaffold, Mzebra_GT3a scaffold02, whole genome shotgun sequence genome and includes:
- the LOC112431658 gene encoding coxsackievirus and adenovirus receptor homolog isoform X2 → MEVTDQKNITAESGQDITLTCRAPNKNNIIVLEWSRADLGEKYVLVFRDERFYPEQQHPSFKNRVDLEDRQMKDGDVSLILKDVTSNDTGTYECRVVQRGAKRRKRAVLDVDPISIITLRVVPPGQTGGHTEDGSVGLIVGLSVSAVLLVAAVVGFLIYGKHKQQQSQDSHQPPVEFQPV
- the LOC112431658 gene encoding coxsackievirus and adenovirus receptor homolog isoform X1, whose translation is MSRRTSFLFFSTLLFVGLFVFVSADQKNITAESGQDITLTCRAPNKNNIIVLEWSRADLGEKYVLVFRDERFYPEQQHPSFKNRVDLEDRQMKDGDVSLILKDVTSNDTGTYECRVVQRGAKRRKRAVLDVDPISIITLRVVPPGQTGGHTEDGSVGLIVGLSVSAVLLVAAVVGFLIYGKHKQQQSQDSHQPPVEFQPV